A region of bacterium DNA encodes the following proteins:
- a CDS encoding type II toxin-antitoxin system VapB family antitoxin, whose product MRTNVVLNDRLVEKAKKITGLKTKKDVIHEGLRTLIKLHQQRKVRSLRGKLHWEGNLNKMREGRFAR is encoded by the coding sequence ATGCGAACAAACGTCGTATTAAACGATCGCTTAGTCGAAAAGGCCAAGAAAATTACAGGGTTGAAGACTAAAAAAGATGTTATTCATGAAGGTCTTCGAACTCTAATCAAGCTTCATCAGCAACGGAAAGTACGCTCTTTGCGCGGGAAATTGCACTGGGAAGGTAATCTAAATAAAATGCGCGAGGGGCGTTTTGCTCGTTGA